The Tissierellales bacterium genomic interval TTCGGATAGGTACAAAAAGATAATAATGCAGGGGATTCCACTGTGTATTATTATTATTGGAATTAGCAATGCTTTAAAAAGTAATGACCTCATGGTCATGATATTATCTGTTGTTATAGGATCAATAATTGGAGAGACATTGAATATAGAACTGAGGCTTGAGCATCTAGGCGAATATTTAAAATCTAAATTTAAAAATTCAAATGGAAATTTTACGGAAGGTTTTATAACATCATCTTTAATTTATTGTGTAGGGGCCATGGCAATAATGGGAGCAATTGAAAGCGGTCTTACTGGAAGATACGATACATTGATGGCAAAATCTATATTGGATGGAATATCGTCAGTAATATTTGCGTCGACTTTTGGTATAGGTGTTATGTTTTCAGCTGGATCAGTACTAGTGTATCAAGGGGCGATTACTTTATTTGCGAGCAGTTTGTCTAAATTAATTAGTGAAGTCATGGTTACAGAGTTATCAGCGGTTGGAGGAGTGCTTATAATAGGCTTAGCATTCAATGTATTGGGAGTTACTGAGGAAAAAATAAAAGTTGGAAATATGCTGCCAGCTATATTTTTACCAGTAATCTATTATGCAATAATTGGTTAAA includes:
- a CDS encoding DUF554 domain-containing protein, which translates into the protein MLGTIINAIAIIVGSLIGIFMRKGISDRYKKIIMQGIPLCIIIIGISNALKSNDLMVMILSVVIGSIIGETLNIELRLEHLGEYLKSKFKNSNGNFTEGFITSSLIYCVGAMAIMGAIESGLTGRYDTLMAKSILDGISSVIFASTFGIGVMFSAGSVLVYQGAITLFASSLSKLISEVMVTELSAVGGVLIIGLAFNVLGVTEEKIKVGNMLPAIFLPVIYYAIIG